In a single window of the Arthrobacter sp. StoSoilA2 genome:
- a CDS encoding ABC transporter ATP-binding protein translates to MLSVQQLQINGRRDDLLPATSLQARRGELLLVAGEGQDQRTALALALSGRMKPSNGVLSWDNNSKTKKIRLASALVDSPGVNEPEQHLSVRDLVTEDLSLIPRRYRGALLSKPWLKINSFEDIAGLWIEQLPAARRLELLTALALADPATDLLVVDSPDRHSADPAAWLPRLEALASDAGRPLAVVAVVSALPDNWAGPAAVIGNSVAHPQEPETVEVSEPAQATNAQATTSPIPAREIQGEASEPEFKDLQRTAK, encoded by the coding sequence GTGCTGTCCGTACAGCAACTCCAGATCAACGGCCGCCGGGATGACCTCCTTCCGGCAACGTCACTCCAGGCCCGTCGTGGCGAACTCTTGCTCGTGGCCGGCGAAGGCCAGGATCAGCGGACCGCCTTGGCCTTGGCACTCAGTGGCCGCATGAAACCCAGCAACGGCGTACTCAGTTGGGACAACAACAGCAAGACCAAGAAGATCCGGCTGGCGAGCGCCTTGGTGGATTCGCCCGGCGTCAATGAGCCTGAACAGCATCTAAGCGTTCGCGACCTCGTCACAGAGGACCTCTCCCTCATCCCCCGCCGTTACCGTGGCGCGCTGCTCAGCAAACCGTGGCTGAAGATCAACAGCTTCGAAGACATTGCCGGCCTGTGGATCGAACAGCTTCCCGCCGCCCGCCGGCTCGAGCTCCTGACCGCCCTCGCCTTGGCAGATCCAGCTACCGACCTCCTGGTGGTCGATTCACCCGATCGCCACAGCGCCGATCCCGCGGCGTGGTTGCCCCGGCTTGAGGCACTGGCGTCCGACGCCGGGCGGCCCCTTGCCGTCGTCGCCGTCGTCAGCGCCCTCCCGGACAACTGGGCTGGCCCTGCTGCCGTAATTGGCAACTCAGTGGCCCACCCGCAGGAACCGGAAACCGTTGAAGTGTCCGAGCCGGCACAGGCGACGAACGCGCAAGCGACAACGAGCCCAATCCCGGCCCGCGAGATTCAAGGCGAAGCATCCGAACCCGAATTCAAAGACCTTCAAAGGACTGCAAAGTGA
- a CDS encoding TetR/AcrR family transcriptional regulator has translation MTSTQPAAPSEPGPAAGTAEKKLRPGRTNATKQRLFEASMELIGERGAAGVTVDEIAAAAGVSKGTVYYNFGSKSDLIAQLLRHGVDIMLVRLQAIEGQASDPLEAMKNMVGQAMEFMDEYPSFARLWVSENWRTPGEWSAVFAELRGELLAVIGSAVERVAAGYKVDESIVRGSLEAAIFGAIFVVGLDRQTYNPERTREQSVAAVMTIMHGYVVK, from the coding sequence ATGACCAGCACCCAGCCGGCAGCCCCTTCAGAGCCGGGGCCCGCCGCAGGAACCGCGGAAAAGAAGCTGCGTCCCGGGCGCACCAACGCCACCAAGCAGCGCCTCTTCGAAGCGTCCATGGAGCTGATTGGCGAACGTGGCGCTGCAGGCGTCACCGTGGATGAGATCGCGGCCGCGGCCGGCGTGTCCAAGGGGACGGTCTACTACAACTTCGGCAGCAAATCGGACCTCATCGCGCAGCTGCTGCGGCATGGCGTGGACATCATGCTGGTCCGTCTCCAGGCAATCGAAGGCCAAGCCAGCGATCCCCTCGAAGCCATGAAGAACATGGTCGGCCAGGCCATGGAGTTCATGGACGAGTACCCGTCTTTCGCGCGGCTGTGGGTGAGCGAAAACTGGCGGACGCCAGGCGAGTGGAGTGCCGTGTTTGCGGAGCTACGAGGCGAACTCCTGGCCGTGATCGGTTCGGCGGTGGAACGTGTGGCCGCCGGATACAAGGTGGACGAGTCAATCGTCCGCGGCAGCCTGGAGGCGGCCATTTTCGGGGCCATCTTCGTGGTGGGACTCGACCGACAAACCTACAACCCCGAGCGCACCCGGGAACAGAGTGTCGCCGCGGTCATGACCATCATGCACGGGTACGTCGTGAAGTAG
- a CDS encoding ROK family protein — MTHVVGVDLGGTKTAAGVVSERGEVLMSETIPTLNRDGGEAILDATAALIAGLVERAADAGVTVSGVGIGSAGVIDASSGAVVSATDAIHGWAGTELVSGLSTRLSLPLSAVRAVNDVHAHALGEAWLGAAAGSSSSLMVAFGTGVGGSFVLNGEPVLGHRFVGGHVGHFASPLAVFDGVPLSCVCGGSGHVEAVASGPAIYESYLRFGGSSHEAADTRGVFALAASGTHDGGAAAVSADGRAAALRAVGLGAAAAGQAVGGLINILDPETVVISGGLADAADLWWKPMETALRQELLAPLAKVPVLRATLGNTAAIVGAAKLVL; from the coding sequence ATGACCCACGTGGTCGGTGTTGACCTCGGCGGCACCAAAACTGCCGCCGGGGTTGTTTCCGAGCGTGGTGAAGTGCTCATGTCGGAGACCATTCCGACGTTGAACAGGGACGGTGGCGAAGCGATCCTCGACGCCACCGCGGCGCTGATCGCGGGCTTGGTGGAGCGGGCTGCCGACGCCGGAGTTACAGTTTCCGGCGTCGGCATCGGCTCCGCCGGGGTCATCGATGCTTCTTCCGGGGCCGTGGTGTCAGCCACGGATGCGATTCATGGCTGGGCCGGGACTGAGCTTGTTTCAGGGCTGTCCACCCGGCTTTCCCTGCCTCTTTCGGCGGTCCGGGCCGTCAACGACGTCCACGCCCACGCCCTCGGTGAGGCCTGGCTTGGCGCGGCCGCCGGCTCCTCAAGTTCGCTCATGGTGGCGTTCGGAACCGGCGTCGGCGGGAGCTTTGTGCTGAACGGCGAACCTGTTCTCGGACACCGCTTTGTTGGCGGGCATGTGGGTCACTTCGCGTCGCCGCTGGCTGTATTTGACGGCGTTCCGCTGTCTTGTGTGTGTGGTGGATCAGGACACGTCGAGGCCGTGGCTTCGGGGCCCGCCATCTACGAGTCGTACCTGCGCTTTGGTGGTTCCTCGCATGAGGCAGCGGACACGCGGGGCGTGTTTGCGCTGGCCGCTTCGGGAACTCACGACGGCGGTGCTGCCGCTGTGTCCGCTGACGGGCGCGCCGCCGCGTTGCGGGCCGTTGGTCTCGGCGCGGCCGCCGCAGGCCAAGCGGTGGGCGGACTCATCAACATTCTTGACCCTGAAACCGTGGTGATTTCTGGTGGACTGGCCGACGCCGCCGATCTTTGGTGGAAGCCCATGGAGACGGCTTTGCGCCAGGAATTACTGGCACCGTTGGCCAAGGTCCCCGTGCTGCGGGCAACCCTGGGCAACACCGCGGCCATCGTTGGTGCCGCGAAACTCGTCCTTTAG
- a CDS encoding EamA family transporter yields the protein MNLRHSALAVLVAVLWGVNFVAIDLGLHANGRDVPPLLFVAFRFLLVVFPFILFIRKPDVSWKAIIGVGLFMSAGQFGLLYLGMALGMPAGLASLVLQAQVLFTVLIAARFLGERPSRRQMLGVVLGLAGLGVVAVGRSAVAPILPLMIVLAAALSWAIGNVVARHSKAASGLGLVVWSGAVVPLPLAGLSLVVDGPSTVWATITDLQIPTILSAIYTAVFASLIGYGIWNRLLTLYPSSDVVPFTLLVPVVGMTAAWLVLNEIPTAPEIMGGLILLVGVATAVLGASRKRPETPVVRPALRV from the coding sequence GTGAACCTTCGCCACTCCGCCCTCGCCGTCCTCGTCGCTGTCCTTTGGGGCGTGAACTTTGTCGCGATAGACCTTGGCCTCCACGCCAACGGCCGCGATGTCCCGCCGTTGCTGTTCGTCGCCTTCCGATTCCTGCTGGTCGTTTTTCCGTTCATTCTGTTTATCCGCAAACCCGACGTGAGCTGGAAGGCGATCATCGGCGTCGGGCTTTTCATGAGCGCTGGTCAGTTTGGACTGCTGTACCTGGGCATGGCTCTGGGGATGCCGGCGGGCCTGGCCTCCCTCGTCTTGCAGGCGCAGGTGCTGTTCACAGTGCTGATCGCGGCCCGGTTCCTTGGCGAGAGGCCCAGCCGCAGGCAGATGCTGGGCGTTGTGCTCGGCCTCGCGGGTCTGGGCGTGGTCGCGGTGGGGCGCAGTGCCGTGGCTCCTATCCTGCCTCTCATGATTGTGCTGGCGGCGGCGTTATCCTGGGCGATCGGAAACGTGGTTGCGCGGCACTCGAAAGCGGCGTCGGGCCTTGGGTTGGTGGTCTGGTCCGGGGCCGTAGTGCCGCTCCCTTTGGCGGGATTGTCACTCGTAGTGGACGGCCCCAGCACAGTGTGGGCGACCATCACGGACCTCCAAATACCCACCATCCTGAGCGCCATCTACACGGCGGTTTTCGCCTCGCTTATCGGGTACGGCATCTGGAACCGGCTGTTGACGCTCTACCCGAGTTCCGACGTCGTGCCGTTCACGCTGCTGGTTCCAGTGGTCGGCATGACGGCTGCCTGGCTGGTCCTGAACGAAATCCCAACAGCGCCCGAAATTATGGGAGGGCTGATCCTGCTCGTCGGAGTCGCGACCGCCGTGCTCGGCGCCTCACGAAAACGTCCGGAAACTCCCGTTGTGAGGCCTGCTCTGCGCGTCTAA
- a CDS encoding fumarylacetoacetate hydrolase family protein has product MQTLWKTTQPVVPVSGSDHGFPVRRIYCVGRNYVDHIREMREGDERDDPFFFQKPTDCVELDGAAIAYPQSTDDFQFEGELVVAVGKRLRNSQPEDTSDAVFGYAAGIDLTRRDLQRNSVSQARPWEPGKSFDSSAPCGPILPAASVQDLETATLVLTVNGKERQRTSLGLMIWSVPEILSRLSSLYTLEPGDLIYTGTPAGVSAIVPGDQVSVEITGLPQLSIAVTEQEES; this is encoded by the coding sequence ATGCAAACACTTTGGAAAACAACCCAACCCGTTGTTCCCGTATCCGGTTCCGACCACGGCTTCCCCGTCCGCCGCATCTACTGCGTGGGGAGGAACTATGTGGACCACATTCGCGAGATGCGTGAAGGCGACGAACGCGACGATCCGTTCTTCTTCCAGAAGCCAACTGATTGCGTCGAACTGGACGGCGCGGCCATCGCCTACCCGCAATCAACCGATGACTTCCAGTTCGAGGGTGAACTGGTAGTGGCAGTGGGCAAGCGGCTTCGCAACAGCCAGCCAGAAGATACTTCCGATGCTGTGTTTGGCTACGCTGCTGGAATCGACCTGACCCGCAGGGACCTGCAAAGAAATTCAGTGTCCCAGGCGCGTCCTTGGGAGCCAGGTAAATCGTTTGACAGCTCGGCTCCTTGCGGCCCGATCCTTCCAGCGGCATCGGTGCAGGACCTGGAAACCGCAACCTTGGTTCTCACTGTCAATGGAAAGGAGCGTCAGCGAACGAGCCTGGGCCTGATGATCTGGTCCGTTCCGGAAATCCTTTCCCGGCTTAGCTCCCTGTACACCCTGGAACCGGGTGACTTGATTTACACGGGTACCCCAGCGGGCGTTTCGGCCATTGTTCCCGGCGACCAGGTCTCCGTGGAGATTACGGGCCTTCCACAACTGAGCATCGCAGTGACCGAGCAGGAGGAATCATGA
- a CDS encoding LysR family transcriptional regulator, translated as MIDISALRALVAVEQHGSVVAASDVMGYSPSAVSQQIKKLEKQTGVAVLERNGRGVLLTERGLALAGYGRRIMGELEELQATLLADPAKPSGLLRLVAFSTACRGLVGPMLGRIGRDSELEVSVLAEDPREAVHRVASGEAELAVVHNWNSVPLVIPENLVHEDLCLDQADVLVNSSHELAGRTVVEREDLLDETWVSTPAGAICNEALLQIFAGLGRVPDIRVYDPDFSTHIAMVEQAVAVALVPRLGRPPLPPGVVAVPVVNPIQQRAVGIVYRKTMTASPNIRHAVRLLREVAAEHELPLPG; from the coding sequence ATGATCGACATTTCAGCTCTGCGCGCCCTGGTAGCTGTGGAACAGCACGGATCTGTCGTGGCCGCCTCGGACGTGATGGGCTACAGTCCTTCGGCGGTTTCCCAGCAGATAAAGAAGCTGGAGAAGCAAACCGGAGTGGCCGTCCTGGAACGCAATGGCCGCGGTGTACTCCTTACGGAACGGGGCCTTGCCCTCGCCGGCTATGGACGGCGAATAATGGGCGAACTCGAGGAACTCCAGGCAACACTCCTCGCCGATCCCGCGAAGCCTTCCGGGCTGCTGCGGCTGGTGGCGTTCTCAACGGCCTGCCGTGGCTTGGTGGGGCCCATGCTCGGACGTATCGGTAGGGATTCGGAACTTGAAGTCAGCGTACTGGCGGAGGACCCGCGTGAAGCCGTGCACCGGGTTGCTTCAGGCGAGGCTGAGCTTGCGGTAGTGCACAACTGGAACTCCGTGCCGCTGGTCATTCCTGAGAACCTGGTGCACGAGGACCTCTGCCTGGACCAGGCCGACGTCCTCGTTAACAGCAGCCACGAACTTGCCGGACGGACCGTCGTCGAGCGTGAAGACCTGCTGGACGAAACCTGGGTCAGTACGCCGGCCGGCGCCATCTGCAACGAAGCCCTCCTCCAGATCTTCGCCGGGCTTGGGCGGGTCCCCGATATCCGTGTCTACGATCCCGATTTCTCCACCCATATTGCGATGGTGGAGCAGGCCGTGGCCGTAGCACTGGTGCCTCGGCTTGGCAGGCCACCCCTGCCACCCGGCGTCGTTGCAGTGCCGGTCGTCAACCCCATCCAGCAGCGAGCCGTGGGAATCGTGTATCGGAAGACCATGACCGCCAGCCCCAATATCCGGCATGCCGTCCGGCTGCTGCGCGAAGTGGCGGCAGAACACGAGCTGCCGTTGCCGGGATAA
- a CDS encoding N-acetylmannosamine-6-phosphate 2-epimerase has translation MILTPEGIKALRSQLIVSCQAYPGEPMRDPRTTAQVAASAVIGGAAAIRVQGLADVQFARAAVEVPVIGLWKDGHDGVFITPTLRHALAVAGAGAHVVALDGTRRARPDGLSLAATVAGIHAESHALVMADCGSFDDAVAAVEAGADLIGTTLAGYTGERPKTDGPDLELLEQIASAELGKPLIAEGRIHTPTQACQALNAGAFAVVVGTAITHPATITGWFKGAMHA, from the coding sequence ATGATCCTGACCCCCGAAGGCATCAAAGCCCTCCGTTCCCAGCTGATCGTCTCCTGCCAGGCGTATCCCGGCGAACCCATGCGCGATCCCCGCACCACGGCCCAGGTGGCGGCCTCGGCTGTCATCGGCGGTGCTGCGGCGATCCGCGTCCAAGGGTTAGCCGACGTACAGTTCGCGCGTGCCGCCGTCGAAGTTCCCGTCATCGGGCTCTGGAAGGACGGGCATGATGGGGTCTTCATCACCCCCACTCTCCGGCACGCGCTTGCCGTGGCTGGTGCCGGTGCACATGTTGTCGCGCTTGATGGCACACGCCGGGCCCGCCCGGACGGTTTGTCGCTGGCTGCGACCGTTGCCGGCATCCATGCCGAGTCCCACGCGCTGGTCATGGCGGACTGCGGTTCCTTCGACGATGCTGTTGCAGCCGTTGAAGCCGGCGCGGACCTGATCGGCACAACGTTGGCTGGTTACACCGGCGAGCGCCCCAAGACCGACGGCCCGGACCTGGAGTTGCTGGAGCAGATCGCCTCTGCCGAACTGGGCAAGCCGCTCATCGCCGAAGGTCGCATCCACACCCCCACCCAGGCATGTCAGGCCCTCAATGCCGGCGCGTTCGCAGTGGTTGTGGGCACCGCGATCACGCATCCGGCCACGATTACGGGCTGGTTCAAGGGCGCGATGCACGCCTAA
- a CDS encoding polysaccharide deacetylase family protein, which produces MKPSERIDYEAIVDRPVRLLPDGKKVAVWVIVNIEEWNDDEAMPRTVLSPPAGGVPTPDVPNWCWHEYGNRVGFWRLLKALDEFGIPVALAVNGKAVTSYPAITAAAKERGWEFIGHGYGQKNMQKVPDEREDIRLTTDAIRQATGKAPRGWLGPGLTETWETPDILVEEGYEYVCDWVLDDQPVELRTRTRPITSIPYTQECNDVAMMLIQHHPAREYLQRAKDQFDQLAEDSAESARVMALVIHPYIMAAPHRLTYFKQALAHIRADARSVFMTGEQILDWHQQTAGYPVSDALQASSAR; this is translated from the coding sequence ATGAAACCGAGCGAACGGATCGACTATGAGGCGATTGTTGATCGTCCAGTGCGACTTCTGCCGGACGGCAAGAAGGTAGCGGTCTGGGTGATAGTCAACATTGAGGAGTGGAATGACGATGAGGCGATGCCGCGCACTGTCCTGAGTCCTCCGGCCGGCGGCGTCCCCACGCCGGACGTGCCCAACTGGTGCTGGCATGAATATGGAAACAGGGTTGGTTTCTGGAGGCTCTTGAAGGCGCTCGATGAGTTCGGCATCCCGGTGGCATTGGCCGTCAACGGCAAGGCCGTAACGTCTTACCCGGCGATAACTGCGGCTGCAAAGGAACGCGGCTGGGAGTTCATTGGCCACGGCTATGGCCAGAAAAACATGCAGAAAGTGCCGGACGAGCGCGAAGATATCCGGCTGACCACCGACGCCATCCGCCAAGCCACCGGCAAGGCCCCGCGTGGCTGGCTGGGTCCTGGCCTGACGGAAACCTGGGAGACGCCGGACATCCTGGTGGAGGAGGGCTATGAGTACGTCTGTGACTGGGTATTGGATGACCAGCCTGTTGAACTCCGTACGCGGACAAGGCCCATCACCAGCATCCCTTACACGCAGGAGTGCAATGACGTGGCAATGATGCTGATCCAGCACCATCCCGCCCGTGAATATCTCCAGCGTGCCAAGGACCAGTTTGACCAGCTTGCCGAGGACTCGGCGGAATCGGCCAGGGTTATGGCGCTGGTCATCCACCCCTACATCATGGCCGCGCCGCACCGCCTGACCTACTTCAAGCAGGCGCTGGCGCATATCAGGGCCGATGCCAGGTCTGTGTTCATGACGGGGGAGCAGATTCTGGATTGGCACCAGCAAACGGCCGGTTACCCTGTTTCGGATGCCCTTCAGGCATCTTCCGCTCGATGA
- a CDS encoding NAD(P)/FAD-dependent oxidoreductase, with amino-acid sequence MAAENSREFDVIVIGAGAVGENVADRVARGGLTAVVVESELVGGECSYWACIPSKALLRPGSVLHAAQGIPGASEAVTGVIDAKSALKHRDWFTNNWQDGSQVEWLDSAGIELIRGRGRITGPREVQVDGLDGNSYALKAHHAVVVATGSTPTIPDIEGLKDVPFWTTRGATAAKVIPQRFAVLGGGVAGVELAQAFARLGSVVTLIARGRLLSSYPEEAAELVLAGLRADGVTVHLHTDVDKVEKNDDGSVTVTFNGGTVTADKLLVASGRHPALANLGLENVGVEPQNGKPLRLTTDASGLVEGPASDGTSGLWLYAAGDAAGNVLLTHQGKYEARATGDAIVARANGKLQGTPRPWSAWAHTADEHAIPSVVFTDPEVASVGPSLEQALLQGKHVTGVELPINVSGSQLYSADYKGWAQIVVDEDRKVILGATFVGPGVAELLHSATIAIVGEVPLDRLWHAVPSYPTLSEVWLRLLEKYGL; translated from the coding sequence ATGGCTGCCGAAAACTCCCGTGAATTCGACGTAATTGTGATCGGCGCGGGCGCCGTCGGGGAAAATGTCGCGGACCGCGTGGCTCGTGGCGGACTGACGGCAGTGGTTGTGGAAAGCGAACTGGTTGGCGGCGAATGCTCGTATTGGGCGTGCATTCCTTCCAAAGCGCTCCTCCGGCCAGGCAGCGTGCTCCACGCGGCGCAGGGAATTCCCGGAGCGTCGGAAGCGGTCACTGGAGTTATCGACGCAAAGTCGGCCCTGAAGCACCGGGACTGGTTCACGAACAATTGGCAGGACGGGAGCCAGGTCGAATGGCTGGATAGCGCCGGCATCGAGCTGATCCGTGGGCGCGGGCGCATCACAGGACCACGCGAGGTCCAGGTGGACGGGCTCGACGGCAATAGCTACGCGCTCAAGGCGCACCATGCCGTGGTCGTGGCCACAGGTTCCACACCTACCATCCCGGATATCGAGGGCCTCAAGGACGTACCCTTCTGGACCACCCGCGGTGCCACTGCGGCAAAAGTCATCCCACAGCGGTTTGCGGTGCTCGGAGGTGGAGTGGCCGGCGTCGAATTGGCCCAGGCTTTTGCCCGCCTTGGTTCGGTGGTGACACTTATTGCTCGTGGTCGCCTTCTGAGCAGCTATCCAGAAGAGGCAGCTGAACTGGTCCTGGCCGGGCTGCGCGCCGATGGCGTAACAGTCCACCTCCACACGGATGTGGACAAAGTGGAAAAGAACGACGACGGCTCGGTCACCGTCACGTTCAACGGCGGGACCGTTACGGCTGACAAACTCCTGGTCGCGTCCGGCCGGCATCCGGCATTGGCCAATTTGGGCTTGGAAAATGTGGGCGTTGAACCGCAGAACGGAAAACCGCTCCGGCTCACCACGGATGCCAGTGGGCTGGTGGAGGGCCCGGCAAGCGATGGCACCAGTGGACTGTGGCTGTACGCCGCAGGCGATGCCGCGGGCAATGTGTTGCTCACGCACCAGGGCAAGTACGAAGCCCGGGCTACCGGCGATGCCATCGTTGCCCGGGCAAATGGCAAGCTCCAGGGCACGCCCCGCCCCTGGAGCGCGTGGGCACACACGGCCGACGAGCACGCCATTCCAAGCGTCGTCTTCACAGATCCGGAAGTGGCCTCGGTGGGTCCCAGCCTTGAGCAGGCCCTGCTCCAGGGCAAGCACGTCACAGGAGTGGAGTTGCCCATCAATGTCTCCGGATCCCAGCTCTATTCCGCCGATTACAAAGGGTGGGCGCAGATCGTGGTGGACGAGGACCGGAAAGTCATCCTTGGCGCTACGTTCGTCGGGCCGGGGGTAGCTGAACTGCTCCACTCGGCCACCATCGCGATCGTAGGCGAAGTCCCCTTGGACAGGTTGTGGCACGCTGTGCCGTCGTACCCCACCCTCAGCGAGGTGTGGTTGCGGCTTTTGGAGAAGTACGGCCTCTAG
- a CDS encoding YhgE/Pip domain-containing protein — protein sequence MTVLRLARSELKRMTGGLLPKLTILALTMVPLLYGAVYLYANWDPYGNLNQIDAALVVEDTGATSKDGTELQAGKKVADSLVDGHVFNWKQVSSAEAAEAGVRTGEYAFALRIPKDFSANLVSPGSFDAANQAMLHVTTNDANNYLLSTIVDKLTTAVHSTVAKEVGEETANQLLTGFGTIHSSIVKAADGASELATGVGQLSDGAARLHDGTTQLVTGADQLVAGQTELRDGAVQLNSGAGQLSSGLTELKNKTATLPADSQKLADGAAQVAAGNAELNAKVQDVVGQLDAADKGLRNRVVESNTRLVTAGVLTQEQADKVLADFDAAAASSPVTDAKAKIAGDAAKIQQLSDGSAAVSAGASKLAAATPALTDAISQAAAGAGQLKTGVSALAAGQQSALDGAIKLDDGAHQLNDGAGQLATGAVKASDGSHTLATELAKGAGEIPNPNDEQKSSVSKVIADPVAVDNVSQAKAGSYGAGLAPFFLTLALWIGVFMLVQAMRPITQRALASNAPAWKIAVGGWLPFFVVSVLQATILTLVVNLGLGLNAAHPVGMWLFMLAAVMAFSAIIQGIVALMGTPGKFVVLILLVLQLVSSGGTFPWQTTPMPLHVVHEVLPMGYVVTGMRHLIYGGELSMIWPTVLGLLGYTLLGAALSTLAVRKHKMWTLKTLKPEIAV from the coding sequence GTGACTGTTCTGCGGCTCGCCCGCTCCGAACTCAAGCGCATGACCGGCGGGCTCCTGCCCAAGCTGACCATCCTGGCCCTGACCATGGTGCCGCTGCTCTACGGCGCGGTGTATCTCTACGCCAATTGGGATCCGTACGGCAATCTGAACCAGATCGACGCCGCCTTGGTGGTTGAGGACACAGGGGCAACGTCCAAGGATGGCACCGAGCTGCAGGCTGGCAAGAAGGTTGCTGACAGCCTGGTAGACGGCCACGTCTTCAACTGGAAGCAGGTTTCCAGCGCCGAAGCCGCAGAGGCTGGTGTTCGGACCGGCGAATACGCCTTCGCTCTGCGGATCCCCAAGGACTTCTCCGCAAACCTGGTCTCCCCCGGCAGCTTCGACGCCGCCAACCAGGCGATGCTCCATGTCACCACGAACGACGCCAACAATTACCTGCTGAGCACCATCGTGGACAAACTCACCACAGCAGTTCATTCAACGGTCGCCAAGGAGGTCGGCGAGGAAACAGCCAACCAACTCCTCACCGGCTTCGGTACCATCCACTCCTCCATCGTGAAAGCTGCGGACGGAGCGTCCGAACTCGCCACGGGAGTGGGTCAGCTCAGCGATGGCGCTGCAAGGCTGCATGACGGAACCACGCAGTTGGTCACCGGGGCCGATCAGCTGGTCGCCGGGCAGACCGAACTGCGCGACGGCGCTGTGCAACTCAACAGCGGCGCCGGTCAGCTGAGCTCGGGCCTCACTGAGCTGAAGAACAAAACGGCTACCCTCCCGGCGGATTCGCAAAAGCTTGCCGACGGTGCGGCGCAAGTAGCCGCCGGGAACGCCGAGCTGAATGCGAAGGTCCAGGACGTCGTCGGGCAGCTGGATGCCGCGGACAAGGGCCTCCGCAACCGTGTTGTGGAATCCAACACCCGTCTGGTCACCGCCGGCGTACTGACGCAGGAGCAGGCAGACAAGGTCCTGGCGGACTTCGACGCGGCCGCCGCATCTAGCCCCGTCACGGACGCAAAGGCCAAGATCGCGGGCGACGCCGCCAAGATCCAACAGCTCTCCGATGGTTCAGCTGCGGTGAGCGCAGGGGCATCGAAGCTCGCCGCCGCAACGCCTGCTCTCACGGACGCGATTTCGCAGGCAGCGGCCGGAGCCGGGCAGCTGAAAACCGGGGTTTCCGCGCTGGCCGCCGGCCAGCAGAGCGCACTGGACGGTGCCATAAAGCTCGACGACGGCGCCCACCAACTCAACGACGGTGCCGGACAGCTTGCCACTGGCGCAGTGAAGGCTTCCGATGGCTCACATACCCTGGCCACAGAGCTTGCCAAGGGTGCCGGGGAAATCCCGAACCCGAACGATGAACAGAAGAGCAGTGTTTCCAAAGTGATCGCAGATCCGGTCGCGGTGGACAACGTATCGCAGGCCAAGGCAGGTTCTTATGGCGCCGGCCTGGCACCCTTCTTCCTGACGCTGGCGCTCTGGATCGGTGTGTTCATGCTGGTACAGGCCATGCGACCTATCACCCAGCGGGCGCTGGCGTCGAACGCCCCGGCATGGAAAATCGCCGTCGGAGGCTGGCTTCCGTTCTTCGTTGTCTCGGTCCTGCAGGCCACGATCCTGACCCTCGTGGTGAATTTGGGCCTCGGCTTGAACGCCGCCCACCCCGTGGGCATGTGGCTGTTCATGCTCGCCGCCGTAATGGCGTTCAGCGCGATCATCCAAGGCATCGTCGCGCTCATGGGAACCCCGGGCAAGTTCGTGGTGCTGATCCTGCTGGTTCTGCAGCTCGTGTCCTCGGGCGGTACGTTCCCTTGGCAGACCACTCCCATGCCACTTCACGTGGTGCACGAAGTCCTGCCCATGGGCTACGTCGTCACCGGGATGCGGCATCTGATCTACGGCGGCGAACTCAGCATGATCTGGCCGACGGTCCTGGGCCTGCTTGGATACACTTTGCTGGGAGCGGCACTGTCCACGCTCGCTGTCCGCAAACACAAGATGTGGACCCTCAAGACGCTGAAGCCGGAGATCGCAGTATGA